The sequence GCCTCCGAGGTCAAGCACCTGATCGGGCTGACCCGCGGGGCGAGCGGGTCCGGGGTGGTCTTCGCGCTGGGCGGCGCCGACGTGGTCGGGGCCGAGACCCCCTACGGCGGCGTGTCGGACGCGATCGGCGCGCTCGCGGCGATGCTGGTGATCCTGATCGCCTTCGGCTCGCTGCTGGCGATGGGCCTGACCATGCTGGGCGCGCTGTTCGGCATCGGCAGCGGACTGGCCATCACCTTCCTGCTCGGGTACGTCTTCCCGGCACCCGGGTTCAGCCCGATCGTGGCCACCCTGCTGGGCCTGGGCGTCGGTATCGACTACGCGCTGTTCATCGTCACCCGCTACCGCGAGGCGCTGGCCGAGGGCGTCGAGCCCGAGCAGGCGGTGGTGGTCTCGGTCGCGCGGGCCGGGCGCTCGGTGCTGTTCGCCGGGGCCACCGTGGTGATCGCGATGCTCGGTCTCTTCGTGGTGCAGCAGCGGCTGCTCAACGCCACCGCCGTGGCAGCCTCCGTCACGGTGCTGATGACCATGATCACGGCGGTCACCCTGCTGCCCGCGCTGCTCGGCTTCGCCGGGCGTGGCATCGACCGGTTCAAGCTGCCGTTCCTGGGCCGGACCGGCTCGCGCAGCCCGATGGCCGAGCGCTGGGCCCGGGTGATCCAGCGGCGTCCGGTCACCGGGCTGGTGGCCGGCGCGTCCGTGATGATCCTGCTCGCCGTCCCGGCCTTCTCGATGCGGCTGAGCTTCGAGGACAACAGCACCGAGCCGCACGACACCAGCGGCTACGCCTCGCACCGGATCCTGAGCGAGGGCTTCGGCGCGGGCTTCGACGCGCCGTTCGTGATCGTCGCCGAGCTGCCCGCGGGCGGCTCGGCCGCCACGATGGCGCCACTCGTCGGGGCGGTCGCGAGCACCCCGGGTGTCGCGGCGGTCACCCCGGTGCAGACCAGCCGGGACGGACGGGCCGCGCTCTTCGTCGCCTACCCGACCACCGCGCACCAGGACGCCGCCACCCCGAAACTGCTCGACCGGCTGCGCGGTCAGGTGATCCCCACCGCCGTCACGGGCACCGGCCTGGTGGTCCACGTGGGCGGTCCGACCGCCGGGGACGCCGACTTCGCCGCCGAGGTCGCCGCGCGACTGCCGTACCTGATCGCGGCGGTGATCGGGTTGGCGCTGGTCCTGCTGGTCTTCCTGGTCCGGTCGGTGGCCATCGCCGTGAAGGCCGCGGTGATGACCCTGCTCTCGGTCGGCGCCGCGTTCGGCGTGCTGGTCATGATCGTCCAGTGGGGCTGGCTCGGCTCGCTGTTCGGCTTCCCGACCACCGCGCCGATCACCGCCTGGGTGCCGCTCTTCATCTTCCCGATCCTGTTCGGCCTCTCCACCGACTACGAGGTCTTCCTGGTCTCCCGGATCCGCGAGGAGTACGACGGGGGCGCCGCCACCCGCGAAGCCGTGGCCCAGGGCCTGGGCCGCACCGCCCGGGTGATCACCGCAGCCGCGGCCATCATGGTCACCGTCTTCCTCTCGGTGCTGGCCACCCCCGACATCGCGGTCAAGGAGTTCGGCCTGGGCCTGGCCGTCGCCGTCTTCCTCGACGCCACCCTGGTCCGGATGGTCCTGGTCCCGGCGATCATGGAGCTGCTGGGCAGCGTGAACTGGTGGCTGCCGCGCTGGCTGGACCGACTGCTGCCGCACGTCTAGCGGGATCGGGCCTCGTCCGCGTCCGCCAGCCAGAAGTACAGCGGCGGCATCACCAACTCGATCACCGCCACGAGGCCACGCAATTGCCTCGCACACCTGCGGCCGCCGGGCTAGCCTCGCGACCATGACATCGCACGCTGCTCCGGATCCCCGAATCGGGCCTGCCGATGCCGAGTTGGTCATCCGCCAGGAGACGGACGGCGATCACGTCCCGGTACGCGACCTCCACGCGCAGGCCTTCGGCAACAGCGAACGGGTTCCCCGGCTGGTGGCAGAACTTCGCGTCGCCAAAGCCCCGTTGACGCCGATGTCCTTCGTCGCCACCCTCGATGACCGGGTCGTCGGACACGTCATGCTGAGCGCGGGCCGACTGGACGCACCCAGCCGGCTGGTCGACGTCCTCTCCCTGTCGCCGCTGGGTGTGCTCCCCGAGTTCCAGTGCCAGGGCATCGGCACCCGGCTCGTCCAACACGCCCTCACGGCAGCCGACGCCGCCGCGATTCCGCTGGTCTTCCTGGAGGGTTCGCCCCGCTACTACGGCGGGCGCGGCTTCCGGTCCGCCGAAGCGGCCGGCTTCCGCGCGCCGTCGCTGCGCTATCCCGACGGTGCGTTCCAGGTCGCCCGACTGTCCGCCTACGAGCCGTGGATGACGGGCACCTTCGTCTACTCCGAGACCTTCTGGGCGCTGGACTGCGTCGGCCTGCGCGGTGAACGTCTCCGCGCAGCCCGCGGCGAGGCCTGACGGGCTCCCCAGGGCCGCGCCAGGCAACCTTTGCGCTAGCCAACCTTTGCGCTAGCCAACCCTTTGCACTAGGCAGCCTTTGCACTAGCGGCGTTCGCGGCGGCGCAGCCCCCCGCCAGGGCTCCAGGACTCGATGACCAGGTGATCAGCGGGTCGGCCGACGTAGGTCAGCACGACCTCCTCCAGTTCGATCCGGAAGCGGTCGGACGGCTCGCCGCCCGCCTCGGATGCGGGTGCCTCGATCCCACGACCGCTGATCTTCGCTTCTCCGGCCCAGGAACTCGGATCGTCCTGCGGTGGGTCCACGGTCGGACTGTGCAGCGCGAGCCGCGGATCCCGCCGCAGGTCGGCGGCCTTCACGGAGTCCGGCATCATGCCCACCCAGAGCTGGCCGTCCTCAAACCTCGTCTCGATCCCGCTGATCCGTGGCGCCCCGTCACGGCGCAGGGTCGCCACGGTCTTGTGCTTGCGCACCTCGAACACCTCGTGCACCCGGTACGCGAACTCGGGCTCGGCCGCGACGAACTCACTCCAACTCACCATGACTCCTGGATACCAGCGGCGACTGACATCAGCCCCTGACACGGAGCGTGTCGCGCGCCCCGAGCAGCAGTCAGTCGGATCGGCCGGCCTGCCACCTGGCCCAGTCGAGGGCTTGGCGGACCCGCTCGGTGTCCGGGTCGGTCGGGCCCATGACCTCCTCGGCCTCCCGCAGGATCTCCGTGAGCAGGGCGACGGCCTGGGCGGCCCGCCCCGGGCGGCCGGCCGCGTCCGCCTTGGCGGTCTGCAGGGCGAACCGGCCCCGGGACAGCAGGCCCTCGCGGGTGCGGGCGGTGCCGTGCGCGGCGTTGCGGGCGAGGGCCAGGTCGGCGCTGGTGTGGGTCAGGCGGTGGACCGGGTTGGGCGGCTGGGTGCGCTTGGGCATGCCCGGTGGGACCTGGCCGAGGGCGATCTCGGTGCGACGGTGGATCAGCGGCAGGTCCAGGTGCGGCGGGCCGTCGGGTACGCCGTCGCGCAGCAGGTCGGTCAGGGTGGTCGCGAACAGCGTGCTGCGCAGGCCGGGCGGCGACAGCGCCTTGCGGGTGCGGTCGGCGGCGGTGAGGAGGTTGACGTCGCCGGCCGACGGCAGGTCCAGGGCCAGTCCCGCGAAGCAGCAGTCCAGCCAGGCCAGGCGATGTCGGGCCGGGCTGGACTGCATGAGTTCCAGGACCTGTTGGGCGGACAGGGCGGTGGTCGGCGCATGGTCCTGATCCGTGTCGGGCAGCGCGAAGTGCAGCCGCCGGCCGTCCAGCACACCGTGACCGGCGTAGTAGAAGAGCAGCAGGTCCTCGGTTTCCCTGCACGCCGCCCGCAGCGGCCCCAGCACCTCGTCCGTGCTGCGCGGGTCGTGGATCCGGGTGATCCGGTCCCAGGGCAACAGGCCGGTCGGGCCGGCCAAGGCATCCGCCAACTCGTCGATGGCGCAGTGGGCTTGGGGCAACGCGTCGAGGCCCGGGTCATGGAAGGTGGCTACCGAGACCAGCACGGCCCGGGACTTCCCGGGATCGGGGAGCAGCGGCGGCCAGAACACCTGCGGGTTCACTCCTCCTCGGGGTCCAGGAAGCTTTCCAACCGGTCGAGCAGCACATTGGCGTCGGCGATGCTCTCGGTGTCCAGCTTGAGTTCGGCCCCGTCGGGCCGGTGCAGGGTCAGTGAGACCTTGCCGCCCTTGCGCAGCCTGGCGGCGAGCCAGAGGGTCAACGGCGGCAGCACCAGCGGCCCGAGTTCGGTGGCGTACCGCACCGCATCGGCCACCCCGCCCTGCTCCCCCGGCGCCGGCGCGACCAGCCGGTTCTCGATCCGCCCCCGCAACGCCCCGTCCTGGCTGAGGAACTCGCGCAGCTCGCGGGCGTCGGCGTCGAACTCCTCGGGGTCACCGTCGAAGGCGATGGTGTACTGGGTCACGGATGGTGAGTTCCTCTCAGACGGCCGACGCCAGGCGCCATTCCTCCCGCCAGTATCCGTCGGCGTCGGCGTCCCGTACCAGGTGGGGAGGGGGTCTACGGGACGGGACAGCCAATCGGGTCCTGAGCTGCGGGCTCCGGGGGCACTCAGACGAAGCAGCACACTCACATCCGGAACGGGATCCAGCCAACGTTGGCGAGCCATCGCATGGAATCCCGGTGGGCCGGTGGCGGCATCCGGTACCCAGGCGGCCTCCCGACCCCACTCGTAGGCCGGTCCGCTGCGGTCGTCGATGAACATCAGCGAACCCGAGCCCCATCGGTGGCCGGACGGCGATTGCGCGTAGCTGAGGAAGAAGTACGGATCGCGAAAAAAAGAGGCGACGCCGGCGGGGTGTGCTGTCAGCCACCGCCCCCCGGGAATGCGGTCCAGACGGGCGACAGCTCGAACGGCCGGGTCCGGCCCAGAACGCTGGGTCGCGACCACCTGGCGACCGAACTGGCGGATCCAGTGGACCAGGTCGCTCTCCGAGGTGTCGGCGGGCAGCAGCACCAGGAAGCCGTCACCACTATCCAGCTGCGTCATGGGAGCTTCGTGGCGTCCGGCGCGAAGGCGGACCGCAGCAAGGGTGGACCAGAGCGTGCGCTCGAGGGCGCGCTGCTCTTCCGCTGCGCGAGCCGCGAAGCCCTCGATGTCCACGAGCAGGATGGCGTGGTGCCTCAAGTCGACTGCCTCCCCCAGGCTTTCCAGCCGGTCCACATCGGCCGTGAAGCTCGCCGTCCGGCCCGGCAGCCCCGGCAGGGCCTCGCCGGGGTCCTCGTCCCAGTCGAAGGCCGGCTCGATCTCCGTGAACTCGCTGCCGAGGGCCAGCGAGGAGCGGGCCAGCTCGGTCAGGAACTCGGCCAGCGGCTCGCTCAACGAGCTGACGTCAACGGACTGGTCGTCGTCCTCGGGCAGTTGCAGTGCGGCCAACTGATGCTTCCAGTCCGCACTTTGATCCACCGGGTCGCCCGGCACCGATGCCTGCGCGGAATCCTCCAGGACATCCAGGGCCCAACGGATCAGGTCGCCGGTGACGGCCTCGGGCATGGCTTGGGTCATGATTGCGTCCTCCTCCCTTCTGGTCACTCCGGGCCCTGCCTGTTCTCCGTGCCCTGCTTCTTCTCGGTCAACTGACTGCGGAATCTCGCGACCCGCATGCCCACGGCTTCCCCCGACAGGCCAACCTTGGAGCCGATCTCCGCGTAGGTGAGCCCCTCGGTGATCCCTTGGAAGATCGCGGCGAGCACCCGCAGCCGCTCGCCGGTGAGCTCCGGCGCGACCTCCACCAGCACATCCGTGGCCTCGGCCAGATCCGCTGCGGCAGCGGCCGGCTGGACGGCGGCCGGGCCGGTGGCCGCGAGGGCCTCCCAGTCCTCGGTCAGGTGTTCCCGGGAGGCCACGCCGCGTTCCCGGTACCACCGGCGGTGGACGGCCGGGAAGGCCAGCAGGACGGCGCCGACGAAATAGGAGGCGAGTGAACTCCCGCCCTCCGCCAACCAGCCGCCGCCGATCAATGCCCGCTCGCGGAACCGCTTCCAGGCCTGGGCGACGGCCTCGCCCACCAGTGATGCGCGTTCGTCGTGGTCCTCGCGCAGGACGGCCCGCGCGGCCGCGTCGGTGACGATCGGGCGACCCTGCAGGTAGCACCGCTCGTAGATCTCGCCCCTGCTGATCCAGCGAGTCAGCACCTGGGTGCCGATCTCTATGAGCCGGCGCTCCAACAGCTGGAACGCCGGTCCACACCAATCCTGTTCGGCCAGCTTCTCGACCAGTGCACGGTCGGCCTGCCGTTGTTGCAGCGCGGCCGCTGCGGAGAGCCGACGGCGGTCCGTGGGCCGGGTCGGCGGCGGAACCTGCGCAGTCGACTGGCCATCGGCTTGGGCGGGGCGTGGAGTCTCACCGCTCCGCTCGGCCTGACCCATATGCGCTCCTGGACATCGACGGGAGATCTACCGGACTTCGAGACTGGACTCGAGACTGGCTTCGGGCGACCGCACCGTCGCGACGCCTGCCCGGTGTTATAGGCACCGGCCCACGGCCTCCCAACGTCCGCCGCAGAAATGGTCGGATCGGGCCATCTGTCCGTAGTCCCGTGGGGTTCGCCCGGTGTCGGCGACCTATCTCCGTTCGACCGGATCACCGGCTGTGGAACCATCCCCCTGGAGAGTGGCCATGTCCAGCAGTGACAACCCGCAGAGCAGCGTGTCGGAGGCTTCGGAGCAGGCGGGCGCACCGAACCCGTCCAGCTCCCCGGTGTTGGACGTCCGGGTCTGCGGGATTCGCCTCGTACTCGAACTGCCGGACCGGCTCAATGTGTTGGCGGGCAGCCTGATCATGTCCTCGGCCGGCGCCGCGCTCGGCTACCTCTTCGCGGGGCGGTAGCGCACCTGCGATCAGAGGTCCGGAAACGGGGGTTCCGGCGCCTTCAGCGAGGCTTCGTGCGGCGGCTCGGGCGCGGCAGCAGCGATCACGAAGCGGTCGTCGAAGAGTTGACGGTGCGTCAGGATCTCGTACGGCAGCCGGAGGACGGCTGCGGCCTCGTCCGGGTCGGCGACCGAGCTCAAGGTCTGCTCGACCCAGCCGTAGTGGCCTTGCGGCAGCGACTGCGGGTAGCTGGCGGGCAGCGGGGCGAGGTTGAGGCCGGCGAGGTTGGCGTGGACCACAGGGTGGTCGACCGGAGCTACCGGGAGGACTGCTGCGCCCGCGACGCCCGCCAGCAGCGGAGCCAGCTGCCCTGCTCCGGGGCCGGCCAGCGTCACCCGGATTCGGTAGCAGGGCGCTGCCAGGCGGCGAGCGGCCTGCTCGAGTGCGGCGGCGGCCTGCTGGGCGGCCGGGTCGCCCGGCAGGATCTGCGGCCAGGGCGGGGCGGTGTGGCCGGGGGTGGCGAGCCGGCGGTACTCGGCGGCGTAGCGGGCCAGTTCGGCGAGCTCGGCGGGGGCCGACTGGACGGGTTCGAGTGCGACGGAGAGGACGGTGCGCTCGGCTCGGGCAGCCAGCGCGGCCAGGGCGGCCCAGACCGGCTCCCAACTCTCTCCTGTGGCGACCAGCGGGTCGGCGAGGACGGCGTGGCTGCGGTCGCTGTCCGGTCGGCGCATCGGCAGGGCGGTGAGCCGCTTGCGTACCTCGACGACCTCGTGCGCCGGGTCCACCGGGCGCAGCTCGGCCAGCAGTTCGGCCGAGTCGGTGATGGGGCGGGCGACCAGGTGAGCCGGCAGCGCCGCCAACCGCTTGCGCAGGGCCAGCCCCTGACTGAGCGCTTGCTCAGAGCCGGCCGCCACCACCTGCCCCAGCAGCACGGCCCGCACCGAGCCGGTGCCCGGCTCGGTGACATACCGCAGGTCGAACCGGCTCCCCTCACCCGGGCGGCACTGCGCCCGCAGCCAGGCCAACTCGGCGGCCACGGCCTGGCGGCGACGCTCCTGCTCCGGCACGTCGGCGTAGCCGCGATGCCCGCCCAGCGCCCGGGCCGGGGCCAGCCGCAGGCCGACCCAGGCCCAGCTACCGGCGGGGGTGACGTGCAGCAGCACCCCGTCGCCCGCGCCCACGCTCGTACCCACGACGCCCCAGCCCCCTTACGACTGGGCGGGGTCGGTCCAGTTCCCACCGATGGTCGGCGGATCCTGCGGCGGCGCCTGCGGCGGAATCGGCGCCTGCAACGGAGGCTGTCCGGCGGACGGGCTCGGCACCGCCCGCGACAGCGGCGCCCCAGCGGCGACGCCACCCGGCACCGGCGCCACCCGCGGGTACTCCGGCTGCGGCGGCCGGCCGCCGCCGAACCCGAACTCCGCAGTCACCACCTGCCGTTCGACCGCCGTCACCAGCCCCTCGCGGCAGACCGAGTGCACCGCCTCGCGCATCGCCCGCACGTTCTCGGTGCGCAGCATCGCCCAGGCGAGGTCGGCCTGGCCGAAGATGCCGCCCAGGGTGTCGCCGAGGAAGCGCCCGATCAGCCGCCAGCCGCGCCGGGTGCGCCACATCTGCCAGCCCAGGTAGAGGCTGTCGCCGTAGCGGAAGACCGAGATCACGGCCTCGCAGTCGCCATTGCTGAAGGCGAGCCGACTGTTCGCCTGCTCGGCGCCGTAACCGGTGGCCAGGCGACGGTAGTTGACGCCGAGCGGGAAGCCGCGCCGAGCCGCCACGCCACAGATCTTGTAGTAGGTGGACTGCACGTCCTGCTCGCTGCGGTCGTGCAGCAGCACCCGCCACTCGGCGATCGGCTCGGTGAGCTTGGCGAAGAGCAGCACCAGCAGGAAGACCAGCGGAGTGTCGATCAGCACGACCGCCAGGAACCCCAGATCCGGGCCGCTGCTCCGGCCGTAGTAGTCGGTCTCGCCAGAGTTGATCAGCGAGATCGCCAGGAACGGGATCTGGACCAGGAAGACGATGAAGGCGACGATCGCCGCCCGCTGCCAGAGCCGGAAGACCGTCTGTCCGGAGACCCGGTCGTCCAGCGACACCTCGACCGCTTCGTGGCGCAGGGTCTTGTCCAGATAGGCGCTGTTGCCGTCACCACCCACCCAGCCGGGAATGGGCAGCGCGTTTCCGTTGAGCATGTGTCCCCCGATGCGACATACCGTCAACTGCGCAGAGCATCGTGGCACATCACTGACGCTCTGTCACCTCGCGTGACCACGCGAGGTGACAGAGCATCGGCGCTCTGAGTGAGCGCTTGCTCAGCCCAAGGCTCCGAGCAAGCGCTTGCTCAGAGCCCCCCAGCGCCCTGAGCAAGCGCTCACTCAGGGCTCCCCCGCCCCGTCACCCCCAAGCAAGCGCTCGCTCAGAGTCCCCCAACGCCCTGAGCAAGCGCTCACTCAAAGCGCTCCGCCCGCCCACAATCCTCAGAGCGCCCCCAGCACCCCCGGCAGCTCCGCGATCGATCCCAGAACGTGCGTGGCCCCGTCGGTGCGCAGCCGCTCCGCCCCGTGCGCACCGGTGAGCACACCGGCCACCACCGAGGCGCCCGCCCGGGTGCCGGTCAGCATGTCGTAGCCGGTGTCACCGACCACCGCCATCTGCCGCACCGAGTCGGTCCCGGTGCGCAGCAGCGCGGTGAGCGCCATGTCGGGGTACGGGCGCCCGCGGCCCGCATCGGCGGGGCACAGGGTCAGGTCGGCGATCTGCTCCCAGCCCAGCGCGCCCAGGATGCGGTCCTGGGTGGCCCGCGAGAAGCCCGTGGTCAGCACCACCTTGCGCCCGGAGGCCCGCAGTTCGGCGATCGCCTCGGCCGCGCCGGGCAGCGGCGCGCAGTACCCGGCCGTCACCAGCTCGTCGTAGGCCTGCTCGAAGGCGGCGTTGGCCTGCTGGGCCTTCTCCTCCTCGCCGAACAGGTGCCGGAAGACGGAGATCTTGGACTCGCCCATGGTGGCCCGCACGTGCGCGAGCATCGGCTCGTGCTCGGGGCTGCCGGGCTGCACGCCCAGCGCGGTGGCGGCGGCATTGAAGGCCTGCTCGACCAGGCCGTCGTCGGCCACGGTGGTGCCGGCCATGTCCAGGACCACGAGCCGGATGTCGGAGGTGCTCATCAGTGAAGTGCCTTTACAGGTTGAGGAGTCTTTATGAGGTTCAAGGTTCAGGAGTCGTTAGAGGTTGAGCAGCTCAGCGGTGGATTCGGCGATGGCCGGGGAGCAGGTCATGCCGCGGCCGCCCGGTCCGGTGACCAGCCAGACGCCGTCGCGGACCTGTTCGCGGTGCACCACCCGGCTGGTGTCGACGCACTGCGCGTACACCCCGGCCCAGCGGCGGCGGATCCGCGGCAGCGGGCGCCCGAGCAGTTCCTCGGCCACGCCCACCAGGTGCTCGTACGGCTCCTCGACCACGTCGAAGTTGAACGGGTGCTCGTACTCGTGGGTGTCGCCGATGGTCAGCGAGCCGTCCCGGCGCTGGACCAGCAGCAGCTGCATCTTGTGCTCGGCCGCGACCGGCGGCTGCGGCTGGCCGGCCTGCAGCGCGTCCAGTGCGGTGCCGGCGTAGGCGGGGTAGTAGCGGAAGCTGTCACCGTCGGCGACGGCGGTGGTCAGCGGCTCGTCCAGCGGGTCGGTCTGCATCATCTGCAGTCGGACCCGGCGGACCGGCAGCTCGGGCACCAGCTCGCGGACCAGTCCGCCCAGCCAGGCGCCGGTGCAGAGGATCACGGCGTCGCCGGTGTGCGTCTGGCCGTGGTCGTCGCGGACCGCCCGCTCGCCGACCACCTCGCGGACCTCGCGCCCGGGCAGGAAGGTGTAGCGGCCGCTGGCCAGCAGTGCCTGGCGCAGTGCGCGCTGGGCGGTGCGCGGCTCGACGGCGCCGTCCCGCTCGCACCACAGGGCGCCGAGGAAGGTGCCGCGCAGGGCGGGGTTGACGGCGCGGGTCTCGGCGGCGTCGAGCAGTTTGAAGCCGCGGGACGCGGCCTCCGGCAGGCTCAGCGCCTGCTCGGCGACGGCGAGTTCGGCCTCGGTGCGGGCGACGGTGAGGGATCCGGACGGCCGGAAGCCGAGCTCGGGCACCCTCGCCCCGATGCCCTCCCACAGCTCGCGGGCTCGCAGCGCGGTGGCCAGCTCCTCCCCACCGGCCCGGCCGCCGACCCAGACCAGGCCGAAGTTGCGCACCGAGGCGCCGCGGGCCTCGGCCTCGCGCTCCAGGTGGATCACCTCGTGGCCGCGCTCGACGGCCTGCCAGGCATGCATGGTGCCGAGCACGCCCGCTCCAACGACTATGACTCTCATGGCGACCAGGCTGCGTGGCCCAAGTGACCAGGGGGTGTCCAGTCGGCGACCTCAAAGCCAATAATCATCAAGTTGTACAGACAACAGGCCTCGCCAACCTGAACAACTGGACTACCTCAGCACCCGGGCCCGCAGGTAGTTGCGCCGGCCGAAGTGCGGCTCGTCCACCGCGGTGAGCTCCTCCACCTGGAACCGGTAGAGCGCGGCCGCACCACCGCCGGCCAGGAACTGTTCGCGCACCTCGGGATCCTGGGCGAAAGTCGGGTAGCGCCCCTGATAGGCCGCCAGCGCCGCCTCGGCGTGCTGCCCCCAGGCCTCGCCGGCCCGTCCGGTCAGCTGCAGCCCGCGCAGCTGCTCGCCGAAGACCGGCGGCGGCAGGAAGACCGTGGCGGCGGCTCTGGCCTGCTCGGCCAGGTGCAGGCTGTGCCGGGTGGAGCGCTCGCTGACGAAGTAGAGCACCAGGTCCTCGTCGAAGGCGTAGAAGGCGAGGTTGGCGTGCGGGCCGTGCTCGGGGCCCGCAGTGGCCAGGGTGAGCACCATCGACTCGGCCAACAGGCCCTCGACGCCCTTGCGGAGTTCCTCGGCGGGCCAGTCGCCCTGGGTGACTTCGAGCTGGTACGGCATGGCGCGTCCTTAGGAATCTAGGCAGTCCTTCGACGGACGGAGCGGACGGATCAGAACCACGACGGGCGTCTCATGCTGCTCCCGCGACCACACCCGCACAAGGCTCAGGCCGGGTCGACGTCCAATCGTCGACCCGGCCCGAGGCTCACACCATGCCCTCCCCCGCCGGGGAGGCGCTACGTCTGCGGCACGCTACGTCCGCGGCGCGCTACGTCTGCGGCACCGCCGGCCCCGCCCCGAGGAACGGCCCCAGCGCCCCGGTCCGCAGCCGCTCCACCAGCGGCGCGACCCGCCCGGCCGCCACCGCCAGCAGGATCCCCACCAGCAGCCCGACCAGGGCGCCGACCAGCACGTCGTGCGGGTAGTGCACGCCCACCCAGACCCGGGAGGCGCCCATCAGCACCGCGGCCACCAGCGCGATCCAGCCGATCCAGCGATACGCGAACCAGAGCGCGGCCGCCGCCGCGAAGGCGATCACCGTGTGGTTGCTCGGGAACGACCAGTCCCCGGCACCCGGGCAGGCCTCCAGCGAGACCGTGCCGAGCTGCTGGCAGGGCCGGACCTCCTGCACCACGCTCTTGAGCACCGAGTTGGCGACGTAGGCCGCCACCACGATCAGCGGCGCGGCCAGCACCCGGGCCATCACCACCGAGTCGGCCCGCCTGGCCTGCCACCAGGCCAGCAGCATCAGCACGGCGAAGACGCCGAGCCCCAGCGCGGACCAGGTCTTGATCATCTGGTCCAGCCAGTGCGGTGCGTCGTCGGCCCAGCCGTTGACGGTCCGGTAGAGGCCGCCGTCGATACCGCTGCCGTCGTAGGCGAGCAGTGCGGCACCGGTGGGAGAGGTCGCGGTCACCTGGCATCACCGTCGTTGCGGCGGGCGGCCTTGCGGGCGCGGAACAATTCGAGAGCAATCGGAATCACAGAGACAACTACTACCAGACCAATGATGGGCAACAAGTATTGGTCGATATTGGGAACGGAGGACCCCAGCCCGTATCCGGCCAGCACCACGCCGACCACCCAGATCGTGCCGCCGATCACCTGCCAGAAGGTGAAGGTGCGCTGCGGCACCTCCAGCACGCCGGCCAGCGGGTTGAGCACCGTACGCACCACCGGGATGAACCGGGCCAGCACGATGGCCTTGCCG is a genomic window of Kitasatospora azatica KCTC 9699 containing:
- a CDS encoding phosphatase PAP2 family protein, with translation MTATSPTGAALLAYDGSGIDGGLYRTVNGWADDAPHWLDQMIKTWSALGLGVFAVLMLLAWWQARRADSVVMARVLAAPLIVVAAYVANSVLKSVVQEVRPCQQLGTVSLEACPGAGDWSFPSNHTVIAFAAAAALWFAYRWIGWIALVAAVLMGASRVWVGVHYPHDVLVGALVGLLVGILLAVAAGRVAPLVERLRTGALGPFLGAGPAVPQT